The sequence TTTGTTGCCGTTGAATTTACTAATTTAGATACAACGACAGTACGATTTAGCATAATCGACGCTTTTTTGGAAATATCCTTAGCCAATTGCTTATTAATTTTTTCCATGGCTTCTTCGACTGCTTGTATAATAATTTCTTTAATCATTTTGCCTAATACAGCTTCAAGGGTATCGTGTAATACTCTTTTTAATGTATTTCTCATTTGTTGATTAAATATTTTATTTGCAACATCCGTAATGCCTTTCATTATAGGACCAATAACAAAACTTAATGCCATTGCAGCAGCGAATAAAACAATCGCAATTATAATTTGTAGTGCCATTTTTAGTTTTTCTTGAATAGCACTTTTCATTTCTTCAATGGCTTTCTTATCTATACCAAATGCTTTTAATCCATCAATAGTGCTATTAATGGCATCAGCAAGAAAATCAACAATCTTATCTATTGCTTTCATAATGGATTCAGAAATGGGAGCCATAACTTCATCCATAAATGATTTACCTGTGGTAGCTTGAACCACTTCATCAGCCACAGTTAAGGCAACATCAGCCACAAATAATGTTATAGCAACAGCCATTAATACCATCGAAGCACCCGCCGTAAAAATAGAAGCAACACCTGCAACAAATGCGAGTAATCCACTTAAAATTTTTAAGCCTATGCCTGCCCAATATTGAATTTCTTCTTGTTTTTTAAGTTGAGCTTTTTGATCTTTAATTTTATCTTTTAGTGATTTTTCCGTCACTTCCTGCATTTCTTCAAAAAGTTTTTGCTCATTTTCAGTTCGTTGTAACATCACCTTTAATGTAAGTTCTCGTGTTTTAGCCAATAAAAAAGTGAGTAATGCCATTCCCGATAATGAGTCAGACATTATTTCAAGCTCTAAAGCACTTTGTGAAACTGTCAATGTTCTATATGTTTCTCTTATTTCTTCCAGTTTTCCTTTGACTGACTTATTTTCTTTTTTATTTATTAATGCTTTTAATTCATCGCGATGTGTCGTAATTTTACTTAACTTATCATCGCTCATAGGAATGTCAGGCATATACTTAAAAACATCATCAAAGAAAGTGGATAATTTTTCATATACCCCATTTAATTCATCCAATGGCGTTTTTGAAATATCAGTAGGGAGTTTCATAAATGGAAAGTTTTTTTCAATTAACTTTTCCATATCTTCTTTAGATTTAATTTTCCCTGAGAGTAATTCTTTAATCAATGAATTAGGTATCTTATTGTTTTTTAAAAAAAACGCGACATCTTTTTCTGTTTTAAATTTTTTATCTTTTATCTGACTATAAATTTCCATCCAATAATCAATATAAGCATTTTTATTATTTTTAATTTCATCTACTAGTGAATTTATTTTCTCCTTTAAACCATCAATGCCTTGAGATAATTCATTTAGTTTATTTAAATAATGATCAAGTTTATCAGGATCCTTAATTCTATCTAATACATTCTGATCAATGATATTTTGATAAGACAATTGCAGGAATAAAAAATTATAATCTTTATTCTTTGATTGATTTGGTTTTGAAGGTGTGGATGATGATTGTTTTTTAGATATAATTGAATTATCTTCTCTCTTTTGATCATACAAATGATTCTTGTTAGTAAGAAAGTCGGTATTTTTATTTTCAATATCACTTTTATTTAATTGACTTACTTCACTTTTTATATTTTTATTTTGTGATGAGAAAGTCGTTATTTGATCTTTAATATCATCTTGAACATTGATTATTATATTATTGTTTTTTTGTTCACGAGGTACACGAAGAGAAGGAGCCAATAAATTATTTTCTTTCTCTTTAAATTGTGATGCGACAAGATGCTCACTTGCCGCATTAATTTTTGTTCCTTGTAGTACACTATCTTTATTTACTTTTTCCACTTCTTTAGAAGTTGAAGGTGTAGATAATACAGTGCTATCACTATTAACTTTAATCATACTGTTCTTCCTTTTCGGTATTCAAAACAGCAAGAGGAATATCTTTCAATGATTCTAAGTAAACATTCGCTCTCTCTTTTATAGAGAGATCATTAATATTCTTTGAAACTTGATCAAAGCAATATTTTGCTTTCTCTTTTTCACCCAATGATAAGTTACATTGTCCCGCATAAAAAACAGGTCGATAATCATTCTTTGCATTTAAATAAGCTAATGCATAAAGATCAATAGCTGCTTGATACTGCTTTTTTAATTGTTTAACAGCGGCGAGTCCCATAATGTAATCAACATTATAAAAATCATAGAGGCATAAAAATTTAAAAATAGCCTCTGCTTCATCCAGTTTTCCTTTCTGGTAAAAATCATACGCAAATGAATAAATTCCTTCCATAAATCCTTCTGGGATAGCGCCTTCATCCTTAAGTGATGTCCCATTTTGAACAATAGAAACAATATAGCTTGCTAATTGATCAAGTTCTTTTTCTGACATTTTTTCATATACTGACATAATGTTAATCCTTTCATCTATGATGAATAATTAATGATAGAATTCTAAATCAACCATTAATTAATTACTTTAATAAAACACACGTCTATATTTATAAATATAAATACATTATTTTTATAATTAAAATATAAATACACATGGAAAATTTATTGATGGCGCGTATAATCCATTTCTTCTCTTAGTAAGCCTTCAATTTCTATTCTCTTAAGCCAAATAAGAATATCCATAATATCCAATAAATCTTGGTCTATCATTACCTCAAACAGATGATATTTATGATAGAATTTTCTCGCAAGTTCAGGGTAACGAATAACAGGTGTACCTACTTTTTTCGCATAGGCTTTCACGGCTAATGCTTTTTCATTAATACATTTCAGTGAAACTAATGGCATAACACCATTATCGGGGTCAAAATAAATACCTACGGCAACATGGGTTGGATTTACAATAACAGCTGATGAATCACGAATCACTTTTTTCATGGGTTCATCAAGTAACTCTTGATGTATTTGACGGCGTGTCGATTTTATTTCAGGATTACCCTCCATATTCTTATTTTCTTGCTTAACTTCATGTTTTTCCATCATCATATCTTTCATAAAGATAAAGAAATCAGCAATAATATTTAAAATAAGTATGGGTATTGATAATATAAAAAATACAAATATAAAACTGACAACTAGTGAACACCATTTATCAATGACAATATTTAGTCCTGAACGATATAGTGTAAATATCTCATGTCCATGTACAACAATAAAAATATAACACGTGACTAAAAATACAATTATAAACAATAATGTTTTTAAAAGATCTTTAATTGTTCTTATACTGAATATTTTTTTAAATCCAGAAATAGGATTTATATTATTAAGATCGATTTTAATGGCTTCCGTGGCCAGTTTAAAACGTGAACTAAATAAAGAAGGAATAGCACCGGATAGAAAAGTAACAATAAGAATAGGCATAAAAATATCAAAAAATAATTTTGAAATAACGTCAACATAACTCTTCAAAGTAATATTTGCTGGATTAAGCAAGAGAGATTGATAAAATTGACTAAATTCATCTAAATCAACTTGATTAAATAAATACATAACACCTATAAGATAAACAAGGCCAGATGTTAGTTCTTTACTTTTAAAGTTTTGTCCCTTCTTTGCCGAATCATCAAGTTTTTTTTGCGTTGGCTTTTCTGTTTTCTCAGCCATGATAAATACTCATGAAAATAGTATAAAAATATCTATTATTAAAAAATTCATACAGCTCTGTCGTCATCGCTGAGGCAAAGAACAGAAGTAGAGATATAAAGGCAATAATCCCTTTTATACATAATGACAGAGAAAAAGCATTTAATTGAGGACAAAAGAGAGAATAAACACCCAACGCAACTTCACTCAAAAACATAATGATAAGAACGGGTGATACTAAAACAATAGCAGTACGGATCATGTTATTAAGCCAATGACCAATAAACGAATAACCAATCTCTTTATTAAAATACCCCATAGGAAATACATCATAACTATCTTTTATCGAACTCATTAATAGTGTTAACCCTCCTGTCGATAAAAAATAAGCTACACAAAATAGTCCAGTCAATGAGGCAAATTCAGAAGATTCAATTCCGGTTGTTGGATTAATTGTATCACCGATACTTGCCCCTCTCTGATTATCAACAAATTCACCAAAAGCAGAAGCTATCCAAAAGGGTGTAGCAAATACTAACCCCATTAAAAGACCAATAATTAATTCACTTAAAATTATTATTTCCCATGTATTTCTTATTTCATCAGTAATTAAAACACTTGGTTTTATTCCCATAGAAATATAAAAAACAATAATATATTTTAATAGTTGGCTATTTAACACTCGGCTATTTAAAAAAGGAATAAAAAGAAAAATAGGAAATAATCTTGCAACAAGTAAAAAAAGATCGATTAAATAAAGTTGTATATACCCTAGCAGTATTAACATTTTATTTA comes from Proteus vulgaris and encodes:
- the sctE gene encoding type III secretion system translocon subunit SctE produces the protein MIKVNSDSTVLSTPSTSKEVEKVNKDSVLQGTKINAASEHLVASQFKEKENNLLAPSLRVPREQKNNNIIINVQDDIKDQITTFSSQNKNIKSEVSQLNKSDIENKNTDFLTNKNHLYDQKREDNSIISKKQSSSTPSKPNQSKNKDYNFLFLQLSYQNIIDQNVLDRIKDPDKLDHYLNKLNELSQGIDGLKEKINSLVDEIKNNKNAYIDYWMEIYSQIKDKKFKTEKDVAFFLKNNKIPNSLIKELLSGKIKSKEDMEKLIEKNFPFMKLPTDISKTPLDELNGVYEKLSTFFDDVFKYMPDIPMSDDKLSKITTHRDELKALINKKENKSVKGKLEEIRETYRTLTVSQSALELEIMSDSLSGMALLTFLLAKTRELTLKVMLQRTENEQKLFEEMQEVTEKSLKDKIKDQKAQLKKQEEIQYWAGIGLKILSGLLAFVAGVASIFTAGASMVLMAVAITLFVADVALTVADEVVQATTGKSFMDEVMAPISESIMKAIDKIVDFLADAINSTIDGLKAFGIDKKAIEEMKSAIQEKLKMALQIIIAIVLFAAAMALSFVIGPIMKGITDVANKIFNQQMRNTLKRVLHDTLEAVLGKMIKEIIIQAVEEAMEKINKQLAKDISKKASIMLNRTVVVSKLVNSTATNAVNIYSTVISANILQSVADSKKLDAILNLIQKLMDKIMESYHESIDAITEILKKMSEGSSISNKVKSDMIKSMSF
- the sctT gene encoding type III secretion system export apparatus subunit SctT — its product is MLILLGYIQLYLIDLFLLVARLFPIFLFIPFLNSRVLNSQLLKYIIVFYISMGIKPSVLITDEIRNTWEIIILSELIIGLLMGLVFATPFWIASAFGEFVDNQRGASIGDTINPTTGIESSEFASLTGLFCVAYFLSTGGLTLLMSSIKDSYDVFPMGYFNKEIGYSFIGHWLNNMIRTAIVLVSPVLIIMFLSEVALGVYSLFCPQLNAFSLSLCIKGIIAFISLLLFFASAMTTELYEFFNNRYFYTIFMSIYHG
- a CDS encoding EscU/YscU/HrcU family type III secretion system export apparatus switch protein, which translates into the protein MAEKTEKPTQKKLDDSAKKGQNFKSKELTSGLVYLIGVMYLFNQVDLDEFSQFYQSLLLNPANITLKSYVDVISKLFFDIFMPILIVTFLSGAIPSLFSSRFKLATEAIKIDLNNINPISGFKKIFSIRTIKDLLKTLLFIIVFLVTCYIFIVVHGHEIFTLYRSGLNIVIDKWCSLVVSFIFVFFILSIPILILNIIADFFIFMKDMMMEKHEVKQENKNMEGNPEIKSTRRQIHQELLDEPMKKVIRDSSAVIVNPTHVAVGIYFDPDNGVMPLVSLKCINEKALAVKAYAKKVGTPVIRYPELARKFYHKYHLFEVMIDQDLLDIMDILIWLKRIEIEGLLREEMDYTRHQ
- the sicA gene encoding type III secretion system translocator chaperone SicA; its protein translation is MSVYEKMSEKELDQLASYIVSIVQNGTSLKDEGAIPEGFMEGIYSFAYDFYQKGKLDEAEAIFKFLCLYDFYNVDYIMGLAAVKQLKKQYQAAIDLYALAYLNAKNDYRPVFYAGQCNLSLGEKEKAKYCFDQVSKNINDLSIKERANVYLESLKDIPLAVLNTEKEEQYD